The Schistocerca gregaria isolate iqSchGreg1 chromosome 1, iqSchGreg1.2, whole genome shotgun sequence genome includes a window with the following:
- the LOC126280478 gene encoding uncharacterized protein LOC126280478 isoform X4, protein MAAALGALSCLSALCLAAAAPAGTNAGVTSVTPSQSEQGSHPTSENVIPLLSQFTGQDPLEEWTDAAGSPRQKRTFFCKKCGYGGGYGGHGGYRQAYAVVVPVRLLVVQPRPVYYRHRPRGGYCDPCSRRGHYGGGGGGGSYAESFSYSRSYSYG, encoded by the exons ATGGCGGCCGCCTTGGGCGCCCTCTCTTGTCTGTCGGCGCTGTGTCTGGCCGCCGCCGCTCCAGCAG GTACCAACGCAGGTGTGACATCGGTTACCCCATCTCAGAGTGAGCAGGGTAGTCATCCCACCAGTGAAAACGTCATACCACTGCTCAGCCAGTTCACTGGTCAAGACCCCTTGGAAG AGTGGACGGACGCGGCAGGCAGCCCCCGGCAGAAGCGCACCTTCTTCTGCAAGAAGTGCGGCTACGGCGGCGGCTACGGCGGCCACGGCGGCTACCGGCAGGCGTACGCCGTCGTGGTGCCGGTGCGGCTGCTGGTGGTGCAGCCGCGCCCCGTCTACTACCGCCACCGACCGCGCGGCGGCTACTGCGACCCGTGCAGCCGCAGGGGCCactacggcggcggcggcggcggcggctcctaCGCCGAGTCCTTCAGCTACAGCCGCTCCTACAGCTA
- the LOC126280478 gene encoding uncharacterized protein LOC126280478 isoform X1 has translation MAAALGALSCLSALCLAAAAPAENAADVTGTNAGVTSVTPSQSEQGSHPTSENVIPLLSQFTGQDPLEAEWTDAAGSPRQKRTFFCKKCGYGGGYGGHGGYRQAYAVVVPVRLLVVQPRPVYYRHRPRGGYCDPCSRRGHYGGGGGGGSYAESFSYSRSYSYG, from the exons ATGGCGGCCGCCTTGGGCGCCCTCTCTTGTCTGTCGGCGCTGTGTCTGGCCGCCGCCGCTCCAGCAG AAAATGCCGCTGATGTTACAGGTACCAACGCAGGTGTGACATCGGTTACCCCATCTCAGAGTGAGCAGGGTAGTCATCCCACCAGTGAAAACGTCATACCACTGCTCAGCCAGTTCACTGGTCAAGACCCCTTGGAAG CAGAGTGGACGGACGCGGCAGGCAGCCCCCGGCAGAAGCGCACCTTCTTCTGCAAGAAGTGCGGCTACGGCGGCGGCTACGGCGGCCACGGCGGCTACCGGCAGGCGTACGCCGTCGTGGTGCCGGTGCGGCTGCTGGTGGTGCAGCCGCGCCCCGTCTACTACCGCCACCGACCGCGCGGCGGCTACTGCGACCCGTGCAGCCGCAGGGGCCactacggcggcggcggcggcggcggctcctaCGCCGAGTCCTTCAGCTACAGCCGCTCCTACAGCTA
- the LOC126280478 gene encoding uncharacterized protein LOC126280478 isoform X3 — protein MAAALGALSCLSALCLAAAAPAGTNAGVTSVTPSQSEQGSHPTSENVIPLLSQFTGQDPLEAEWTDAAGSPRQKRTFFCKKCGYGGGYGGHGGYRQAYAVVVPVRLLVVQPRPVYYRHRPRGGYCDPCSRRGHYGGGGGGGSYAESFSYSRSYSYG, from the exons ATGGCGGCCGCCTTGGGCGCCCTCTCTTGTCTGTCGGCGCTGTGTCTGGCCGCCGCCGCTCCAGCAG GTACCAACGCAGGTGTGACATCGGTTACCCCATCTCAGAGTGAGCAGGGTAGTCATCCCACCAGTGAAAACGTCATACCACTGCTCAGCCAGTTCACTGGTCAAGACCCCTTGGAAG CAGAGTGGACGGACGCGGCAGGCAGCCCCCGGCAGAAGCGCACCTTCTTCTGCAAGAAGTGCGGCTACGGCGGCGGCTACGGCGGCCACGGCGGCTACCGGCAGGCGTACGCCGTCGTGGTGCCGGTGCGGCTGCTGGTGGTGCAGCCGCGCCCCGTCTACTACCGCCACCGACCGCGCGGCGGCTACTGCGACCCGTGCAGCCGCAGGGGCCactacggcggcggcggcggcggcggctcctaCGCCGAGTCCTTCAGCTACAGCCGCTCCTACAGCTA
- the LOC126280478 gene encoding uncharacterized protein LOC126280478 isoform X2: protein MAAALGALSCLSALCLAAAAPAENAADVTGTNAGVTSVTPSQSEQGSHPTSENVIPLLSQFTGQDPLEEWTDAAGSPRQKRTFFCKKCGYGGGYGGHGGYRQAYAVVVPVRLLVVQPRPVYYRHRPRGGYCDPCSRRGHYGGGGGGGSYAESFSYSRSYSYG, encoded by the exons ATGGCGGCCGCCTTGGGCGCCCTCTCTTGTCTGTCGGCGCTGTGTCTGGCCGCCGCCGCTCCAGCAG AAAATGCCGCTGATGTTACAGGTACCAACGCAGGTGTGACATCGGTTACCCCATCTCAGAGTGAGCAGGGTAGTCATCCCACCAGTGAAAACGTCATACCACTGCTCAGCCAGTTCACTGGTCAAGACCCCTTGGAAG AGTGGACGGACGCGGCAGGCAGCCCCCGGCAGAAGCGCACCTTCTTCTGCAAGAAGTGCGGCTACGGCGGCGGCTACGGCGGCCACGGCGGCTACCGGCAGGCGTACGCCGTCGTGGTGCCGGTGCGGCTGCTGGTGGTGCAGCCGCGCCCCGTCTACTACCGCCACCGACCGCGCGGCGGCTACTGCGACCCGTGCAGCCGCAGGGGCCactacggcggcggcggcggcggcggctcctaCGCCGAGTCCTTCAGCTACAGCCGCTCCTACAGCTA